The proteins below come from a single Cylindrospermopsis raciborskii Cr2010 genomic window:
- the ndhL gene encoding NAD(P)H-quinone oxidoreductase subunit L: MLLALLYLALAGAYLLAIPLIVMFYLNWRWYSATSVERGFMYFLVFFFFPGLLLLSPIANFRPRPRQIV, encoded by the coding sequence ATGCTTTTAGCACTACTGTATTTAGCTTTGGCTGGAGCTTATCTGTTAGCCATACCACTGATCGTTATGTTTTATCTCAACTGGCGCTGGTATTCAGCAACTTCTGTGGAACGTGGATTTATGTACTTCTTGGTCTTTTTCTTCTTCCCAGGTTTATTATTGCTCTCCCCCATTGCCAATTTTCGACCCAGACCCAGACAAATTGTTTAA
- a CDS encoding ATP-binding protein: MNPKNLPLGINTLSVLRENNCVYVDKTEIAHRLIRIPGRFFLSRPRRFGKSLFVDTLKEIFEGNQKLFEGLYIHDQWDWSRKFPVIKIDFAGGVLKNRQELDMRILDILHENAEHLGVSYESTDIPGKLGTLIRKAMAKYGQRAVVLVDEYDKPILDNIDNPPIASEMREGLKNLYSVLKQQDANIQFIFMTGVTKFSKVSLFSGLNQLTDITISRDFSTICGYTQEDLEQTFAQHLQGVDWDELRLWYNGYSWRGESVYNPYDILLFIREGMEYGNYWFETGNPTFLIRLFQTNRYFLPNLEHLEVTEEILKSFEIEQINPVTLLFQSGYLTIERTFTRHRRSMFALKIPNMEVRLTLNDQFINVYTGMVNEKSAIQDILYECMWNGDLESIVKAIKRLFAGIPWRNFTNNDLADFEGYYASVLYAFLSSLNARIIPEDITNYGQADITAILGDHIYVMEIKVVDGENVKENRALKQIRECNYAQKYRGEPGKTVHEVGLVFSRSKRNLIQADWK, from the coding sequence ATGAACCCCAAAAATCTCCCCTTGGGAATCAACACCCTAAGTGTGCTGCGGGAAAACAATTGCGTCTATGTGGACAAAACCGAAATAGCTCACCGTCTGATACGCATTCCTGGACGCTTCTTTTTGTCTCGTCCCAGGCGTTTTGGCAAAAGTCTGTTTGTAGATACCCTCAAGGAGATTTTCGAGGGGAATCAGAAATTATTTGAGGGGCTTTATATCCATGACCAGTGGGACTGGAGTAGAAAATTCCCAGTGATTAAAATAGACTTTGCTGGTGGGGTATTAAAAAACCGACAAGAGCTGGATATGCGCATACTGGATATCTTGCACGAAAATGCAGAGCATCTGGGTGTATCCTATGAGTCAACTGATATACCGGGAAAATTAGGAACTTTGATTCGTAAAGCCATGGCAAAATATGGACAACGTGCTGTGGTGCTGGTGGATGAATACGACAAACCCATCCTGGACAATATAGACAATCCACCTATTGCTTCGGAAATGAGGGAAGGACTCAAGAATCTATACTCAGTCCTCAAGCAACAGGATGCCAACATCCAGTTCATCTTCATGACTGGGGTCACCAAATTCTCTAAAGTCAGCCTTTTCAGTGGGTTAAATCAACTCACCGACATTACCATCAGTAGGGACTTTTCTACTATTTGTGGGTATACCCAGGAAGATTTGGAGCAAACCTTCGCCCAGCACTTGCAAGGGGTGGACTGGGATGAACTGCGTCTCTGGTATAATGGATACTCATGGCGTGGTGAGTCAGTATATAACCCTTATGATATCTTACTTTTTATCCGTGAGGGAATGGAGTATGGTAACTACTGGTTTGAAACGGGGAACCCCACCTTTTTAATTAGGCTGTTTCAGACTAACCGCTACTTCCTCCCCAACTTGGAGCATCTAGAAGTAACTGAGGAGATTTTAAAGTCCTTTGAGATAGAACAAATCAATCCAGTTACCCTGCTGTTCCAATCAGGGTATTTGACCATTGAGCGCACCTTTACCCGTCACCGACGTTCCATGTTTGCCCTAAAAATACCTAACATGGAAGTTCGCCTGACATTAAACGACCAGTTCATCAACGTATACACAGGAATGGTGAATGAAAAGAGCGCTATTCAAGATATCCTTTATGAGTGTATGTGGAATGGGGATTTGGAATCAATAGTGAAGGCGATAAAGCGTCTATTTGCGGGTATTCCTTGGCGTAACTTTACCAACAATGACCTAGCTGATTTTGAAGGTTACTACGCTTCTGTACTATATGCTTTTTTGAGTTCCTTAAATGCGCGCATTATCCCGGAAGATATCACCAACTATGGTCAAGCGGACATAACTGCCATCCTGGGTGATCATATTTACGTGATGGAAATCAAGGTAGTAGATGGGGAGAATGTGAAAGAGAACCGAGCCTTAAAACAGATACGGGAATGTAACTATGCACAAAAGTATAGAGGAGAACCAGGAAAAACAGTCCATGAAGTGGGACTGGTTTTTAGTCGCAGCAAACGTAACCTCATTCAAGCGGATTGGAAATAA
- the trpA gene encoding tryptophan synthase subunit alpha, whose translation MTAISRCFENLRRNQECALIPFITAGDPDLHTTAQALKVLDCAGADIIELGVPYSDPLADGPVIQAAATRALQKGTTLEQVLTMLKATTPKLKAPVILFTYYNPILHRGIARFLDDIKSAGVSGLVVPDLPLEESATLLKPASEQEIDLTLLIAPTSSMARIEAIAHASQGFIYLVSVTGVTGMRSQMENRASELLDKIRSVTDKPIGVGFGISDIEQARQVKDWGADAAIVGSAVVKRLAEGTPDQGLKAIAEFCRNLKEAVKN comes from the coding sequence ATGACAGCAATTTCTCGTTGTTTTGAAAATTTAAGACGGAATCAAGAGTGTGCCCTGATTCCGTTTATTACTGCTGGTGACCCGGATTTACATACTACAGCTCAAGCTTTAAAAGTGCTAGATTGTGCTGGTGCGGATATTATTGAGTTAGGTGTTCCCTACTCCGATCCCTTGGCAGATGGTCCAGTAATTCAAGCTGCTGCTACCCGTGCACTGCAAAAAGGTACTACTCTAGAACAGGTGTTGACAATGCTCAAGGCTACTACACCTAAATTGAAAGCACCTGTAATTTTATTTACATATTATAATCCCATTTTACATCGAGGAATTGCAAGATTTTTAGACGATATTAAATCCGCTGGTGTGTCGGGTTTGGTAGTTCCAGATTTACCTTTGGAAGAGTCTGCAACCCTCTTGAAACCAGCAAGTGAGCAAGAAATTGACCTGACCCTTCTCATAGCTCCCACCAGTTCCATGGCAAGAATAGAGGCGATCGCCCATGCTTCTCAAGGTTTTATTTATTTGGTAAGTGTTACTGGTGTCACTGGTATGCGGTCACAAATGGAAAACCGAGCTTCTGAACTACTAGACAAAATCCGCAGTGTTACAGATAAACCGATAGGTGTGGGATTCGGTATTTCTGACATAGAACAAGCACGTCAAGTAAAAGACTGGGGAGCTGATGCAGCAATTGTCGGTAGTGCGGTAGTCAAGCGATTGGCAGAGGGTACACCCGATCAAGGACTAAAAGCGATCGCCGAATTTTGTCGAAATTTAAAGGAGGCGGTCAAAAATTGA
- a CDS encoding PD-(D/E)XK nuclease domain-containing protein, translating into MPVTLLFQSGYLTIERTFTRHRRSMFALKIPNMEVRLTLNDQFINVYTGMVNEKSAIQDILYECMWNGDLESIVKAIKRLFAGIPWRNFTNNDLADFEGYYASVLYAFLSSLNARIIPEDITNYGQADITAILGDHIYVMEIKVVDGENVKENRALKQIRECNYAQKYRGEPGKTVHEVGLVFSRSKRNLIQADWK; encoded by the coding sequence ATGCCAGTTACCCTGCTGTTCCAATCAGGGTATTTGACCATTGAGCGCACCTTTACCCGTCACCGACGTTCCATGTTTGCCCTAAAAATACCTAACATGGAAGTTCGCCTGACATTAAACGACCAGTTCATCAACGTATACACAGGAATGGTGAATGAAAAGAGCGCTATTCAAGATATCCTTTATGAGTGTATGTGGAATGGGGATTTGGAATCAATAGTGAAGGCGATAAAGCGTCTATTTGCGGGTATTCCTTGGCGTAACTTTACCAACAATGACCTAGCTGATTTTGAAGGTTACTACGCTTCTGTACTATATGCTTTTTTGAGTTCCTTAAATGCGCGCATTATCCCGGAAGATATCACCAACTATGGTCAAGCGGACATAACTGCCATCCTGGGTGATCATATTTACGTGATGGAAATCAAGGTAGTAGATGGGGAGAATGTGAAAGAGAACCGAGCCTTAAAACAGATACGGGAATGTAACTATGCACAAAAGTATAGAGGAGAACCGGGGAAAACAGTCCATGAAGTGGGACTGGTTTTTAGTCGCAGCAAACGTAACCTCATTCAAGCGGATTGGAAATAA
- a CDS encoding serine/threonine-protein kinase, with the protein MIGKLLDHRYKVVRVLATGGFSQTYIAQDTRRPGNPICVVKHLKLVSNDKHIFTTAKRLFNNEAETLEKLGNHDQIPRLLAYFDENQEFFLVQEYIDGHTLTMELIPGQPWGENQVIQLLLEILEVLEFVHQQGVIHRDIKPDNLIRRVDDYKLVLVDFGAVKQVRCPSALSEHHLNPTIAVGTPGYMPTEQGQGKPRPSSDIYALGIIAIQALTGIAANQFPEDPDTGEILWQHFRPVNSHLGEILTKMVRYHFKERYQTATEALEVCREFIKEYAKSCGYSLSPTPTTPSGKKSPIKTYDQSVSLFPQPTLALAPVHTPPLVSAPKQEQKPDPLPLVIGLFLVGGAAALVTNLYPNIQTLTANWKDKNGTENCLAMVAPNSNVRSQPSAIGSDNILKSIGDPSEFIVTGKRTKRGWIEVKLKSGRLAWAHSDVITNNDQWVSCLRDQGISLQIVDDLPLITSRLVPKPQLSTTTSPSPFLSQSADTESQDPIVLQARQKFQSGDVNGAIAQLKSAPQKTTSNSQQVKIIDQWQQDWAKAETLANEINRAIDSGQWEKVLAYRNQPEKLPNIKYWQDKLEPLFKQAAQKVAQQVLPSQNSQPDTNSKTKP; encoded by the coding sequence ATGATAGGCAAACTACTAGACCATAGATATAAAGTTGTGCGTGTTTTAGCAACTGGGGGATTTAGTCAAACCTACATCGCTCAAGATACTCGGCGACCTGGTAATCCTATTTGTGTTGTTAAACATCTAAAACTGGTTAGTAATGACAAGCATATTTTTACAACTGCTAAACGTCTGTTTAATAATGAAGCTGAAACTTTGGAAAAATTGGGTAATCATGATCAAATACCTCGGTTACTAGCCTATTTTGATGAAAATCAGGAATTTTTCCTGGTTCAGGAATACATTGATGGTCATACCCTGACAATGGAACTTATACCCGGACAACCATGGGGTGAAAACCAAGTTATACAATTGCTCTTGGAAATCTTAGAGGTTTTGGAGTTTGTCCATCAACAGGGGGTGATTCACCGAGATATAAAACCTGATAATCTGATTCGTCGTGTGGATGATTACAAACTGGTGCTTGTGGATTTTGGAGCTGTTAAACAAGTACGTTGTCCTTCTGCTCTTTCAGAACATCATTTAAATCCCACTATAGCTGTTGGCACTCCTGGTTATATGCCTACTGAGCAAGGACAGGGTAAACCTCGCCCAAGTAGTGATATTTATGCTTTGGGTATCATTGCTATTCAAGCTTTAACAGGAATAGCTGCTAATCAGTTCCCAGAGGATCCCGATACTGGTGAAATTCTCTGGCAACATTTTCGACCTGTCAATTCCCATTTGGGAGAAATTCTCACTAAGATGGTGCGTTATCACTTCAAGGAACGTTATCAAACGGCAACAGAAGCATTAGAAGTTTGTCGAGAGTTTATAAAAGAATATGCTAAATCCTGCGGTTACTCCCTATCTCCCACACCCACTACACCCAGTGGAAAAAAATCACCCATAAAAACCTATGATCAATCTGTTTCATTGTTCCCACAACCTACCTTAGCTTTGGCACCTGTTCATACTCCTCCCCTAGTATCTGCTCCTAAGCAGGAACAAAAACCAGATCCCTTACCACTGGTAATTGGTTTATTTTTGGTCGGTGGTGCAGCAGCTTTAGTAACCAATTTATATCCCAACATTCAAACTTTGACTGCTAATTGGAAGGATAAGAATGGCACAGAAAATTGCTTGGCTATGGTAGCACCCAATTCTAATGTGCGCTCCCAACCTAGCGCCATTGGTTCTGATAATATTTTAAAGAGTATTGGTGATCCTAGTGAGTTTATAGTTACTGGAAAAAGAACTAAGCGTGGTTGGATAGAAGTTAAACTTAAATCTGGTCGTTTGGCTTGGGCTCATTCGGATGTGATTACTAACAATGACCAATGGGTCTCTTGTCTGCGAGACCAGGGTATTTCTCTTCAAATCGTTGATGATTTACCTCTAATCACATCTCGATTGGTGCCTAAACCTCAGTTATCTACTACTACCTCTCCATCCCCATTCTTGTCTCAATCTGCTGATACAGAGTCTCAAGATCCAATCGTTCTACAAGCTCGACAAAAATTCCAGTCAGGGGATGTGAATGGAGCAATAGCTCAACTGAAATCCGCTCCCCAAAAAACTACTTCTAATAGTCAACAAGTGAAGATAATTGACCAATGGCAACAAGACTGGGCCAAAGCTGAGACTTTGGCTAATGAAATTAATCGCGCTATTGATAGTGGACAATGGGAAAAGGTCTTGGCCTATCGCAACCAACCAGAAAAGTTACCTAATATTAAATACTGGCAAGATAAACTGGAACCATTGTTTAAACAAGCAGCTCAAAAGGTTGCTCAACAGGTTTTACCAAGTCAAAACTCACAACCGGACACTAACTCTAAAACCAAACCATAG
- a CDS encoding ATP-binding protein gives MNPKNLPLGINTLSVLRENNCVYVDKTEIAHRLIRIPGRFFLSRPRRFGKSLFVDTLKEIFEGNQKLFEGLYIHDQWDWSRKFPVIKIDFAGGVLKNRQELDQKINGIFLKTAQSLGVDYELEDIQGRFGEIIAGACQRFGERTVVLVDEYDKPILDNIDNPPIASEMREGLKNLYSVLKEQDANIQFIFMTGVTKFSKVSLFSGLNQLTDITISRDFSTICGYTQEDLEQTFAQHLQGVDWDELRLWYNGYSWRGESVYNPYDILLFIREGMEYGNYWFETGNPTFLIKLFQTNCYFLPNLEHLEVTEEILKSFEIEQINPVTLLFQSGYLTIERTFTRHRRSMFALKIPNMEVRLTLNDQFINVYTGMVNEKSAIQDILYECMWNGDLESIVKAIKRLFAGIPWRNFTNNDLADFEGYYASVLYAFLSSLNARIIPEDITNYGQADITAILGDHIYVMEIKVVDGENVKENRALKQIRECNYAQKYRGEPGKTVHEVGLVFSRSKRNLIQADWK, from the coding sequence ATGAACCCCAAAAATCTCCCCTTGGGAATCAACACCCTAAGTGTGCTGCGGGAAAACAATTGCGTCTATGTGGACAAAACCGAAATAGCTCACCGTCTGATACGCATTCCTGGACGCTTCTTTTTGTCTCGTCCCAGGCGTTTTGGCAAAAGTCTGTTTGTAGATACCCTCAAGGAGATTTTCGAGGGGAATCAGAAATTATTTGAGGGGCTTTATATCCATGACCAATGGGACTGGAGTAGAAAATTCCCAGTGATTAAAATAGACTTTGCTGGTGGGGTATTAAAAAACCGACAAGAGCTGGACCAAAAAATTAATGGTATTTTTTTAAAAACTGCCCAATCCCTGGGAGTGGACTATGAACTAGAGGATATTCAAGGTCGTTTCGGAGAAATCATTGCGGGTGCATGCCAACGATTTGGAGAACGAACCGTGGTGCTGGTGGATGAATACGACAAACCCATCCTGGACAATATAGACAATCCACCTATTGCTTCGGAAATGAGAGAGGGGCTCAAGAATTTATACTCAGTCCTCAAGGAACAGGATGCCAACATCCAGTTCATCTTCATGACTGGGGTCACCAAATTCTCTAAAGTCAGCCTTTTCAGTGGGTTAAATCAACTCACCGACATTACCATCAGTAGGGACTTTTCTACTATTTGTGGGTATACCCAGGAAGATTTGGAGCAAACCTTCGCCCAGCACTTGCAAGGGGTAGACTGGGATGAACTGCGTCTCTGGTATAATGGGTACTCATGGCGTGGTGAGTCAGTATATAACCCTTATGATATCTTACTTTTTATCCGTGAGGGAATGGAGTATGGCAACTACTGGTTTGAAACGGGGAACCCCACCTTTTTAATTAAGCTGTTTCAGACTAACTGCTACTTCCTCCCCAACCTGGAGCATCTAGAAGTAACTGAGGAGATTTTAAAGTCCTTTGAGATAGAACAAATCAATCCAGTTACCCTGCTGTTCCAATCAGGGTATTTGACCATTGAGCGCACCTTTACCCGTCACCGACGTTCCATGTTTGCCCTAAAAATACCTAACATGGAAGTTCGCCTGACATTAAACGACCAGTTCATCAACGTATACACAGGAATGGTGAATGAAAAGAGCGCTATTCAAGATATCCTTTATGAGTGTATGTGGAATGGGGATTTGGAATCAATAGTGAAGGCGATAAAGCGTCTATTTGCGGGTATTCCTTGGCGTAACTTTACCAACAATGACCTAGCTGATTTTGAAGGTTACTACGCTTCTGTACTATATGCTTTTTTGAGTTCCTTAAATGCGCGCATTATCCCGGAAGATATCACCAACTATGGTCAAGCGGACATAACTGCCATCCTGGGTGATCATATTTACGTGATGGAAATCAAGGTAGTAGATGGGGAGAATGTGAAAGAGAACCGAGCCTTAAAACAGATACGGGAATGTAACTATGCACAAAAGTATAGAGGAGAACCAGGAAAAACAGTCCATGAAGTGGGACTGGTTTTTAGTCGCAGCAAACGTAACCTCATTCAAGCGGATTGGAAATAA
- a CDS encoding ATP-binding protein, with translation MNPKNLPLGINTLDKLRGSNCVYVDKTQLAFQLIKQPGAFFLSRPRRFGKSLFVDTLKEIFEGNQKLFEGLYIHDQWDWSRKFPVIKIDFAGGVLKNRQELDMRILDILHENAEHLGVSYESTDIPGKLGTLIRKAMAKYGQRAVVLVDEYDKPILDNIDNPPIASEMREGLKNLYSVLKQQDANIQFIFMTGVTKFSKVSLFSGLNQLTDITISRDFSTICGYTQEDLEQTFAQHLQGVDWDELRLWYNGYSWRGESVYNPYDILLFIREGMEYGNYWFETGNPTFLIRLFQTNRYFLPNLEHLEVTEEILKSFEIEQINPVTLLFQSGYLTIERTFTRHRRSMFALKIPNMEVRLTLNDQFINVYTGMVNEKSAIQDILYECMWNGDLESIVKAIKRLFAGIPWRNFTNNDLADFEGYYASVLYAFLSSLNARIIPEDITNYGQADITAILGDHIYVMEIKVVDGENVKENRALKQIRECNYAQKYRGEPGKTVHEVGLVFSRSKRNLIQADWE, from the coding sequence ATGAACCCCAAAAATCTTCCCCTGGGGATCAACACCCTAGATAAACTACGCGGGAGCAACTGCGTTTATGTGGACAAAACACAGCTTGCCTTCCAGTTGATAAAACAGCCTGGAGCTTTCTTTTTGTCTCGTCCCAGGCGTTTTGGCAAAAGTCTGTTTGTAGATACCCTCAAGGAGATTTTCGAGGGGAATCAGAAATTATTTGAGGGGCTTTATATCCATGACCAGTGGGACTGGAGTAGAAAATTCCCAGTGATTAAAATAGACTTTGCTGGTGGGGTATTAAAAAACCGACAAGAGCTGGATATGCGCATACTGGATATCTTGCACGAAAATGCAGAGCATCTGGGTGTATCCTATGAGTCAACTGATATACCGGGAAAATTAGGAACTTTGATTCGTAAAGCCATGGCAAAATATGGACAACGTGCTGTGGTGCTGGTGGATGAATACGACAAACCCATCCTGGACAATATAGACAATCCACCTATTGCTTCGGAAATGAGGGAAGGACTCAAGAATCTATACTCAGTCCTCAAGCAACAGGATGCCAACATCCAGTTCATCTTCATGACTGGGGTCACCAAATTCTCTAAAGTCAGCCTTTTCAGTGGGTTAAATCAACTCACCGACATTACCATCAGTAGGGACTTTTCTACTATTTGTGGGTATACCCAGGAAGATTTGGAGCAAACCTTCGCCCAGCACTTGCAAGGGGTGGACTGGGATGAACTGCGTCTCTGGTATAATGGATACTCATGGCGTGGTGAGTCAGTATATAACCCTTATGATATCTTACTTTTTATCCGTGAGGGAATGGAGTATGGTAACTACTGGTTTGAAACGGGGAACCCCACCTTTTTAATTAGGCTGTTTCAGACTAACCGCTACTTCCTCCCCAACTTGGAGCATCTAGAAGTAACTGAGGAGATTTTAAAGTCCTTTGAGATAGAACAAATCAATCCAGTTACCCTGCTGTTCCAATCAGGGTATTTGACCATTGAGCGCACCTTTACCCGTCACCGACGTTCCATGTTTGCCCTAAAAATACCTAACATGGAAGTTCGCCTGACATTAAACGACCAGTTCATCAACGTATACACAGGAATGGTGAATGAAAAGAGCGCTATTCAAGATATCCTTTATGAGTGTATGTGGAATGGGGATTTGGAATCAATAGTGAAGGCGATAAAGCGTCTATTTGCGGGTATTCCTTGGCGTAACTTTACCAACAATGACCTAGCTGATTTTGAAGGTTACTACGCTTCTGTACTATATGCTTTCTTGAGTTCCTTAAATGCGCGCATCATCCCGGAAGATATCACCAACTATGGTCAAGCGGACATAACTGCCATCCTGGGTGATCATATTTACGTGATGGAAATCAAGGTAGTAGATGGGGAGAATGTGAAAGAGAACCGAGCCTTAAAACAGATACGGGAATGTAACTATGCACAAAAGTATAGAGGAGAACCGGGGAAAACAGTCCATGAAGTGGGACTGGTTTTTAGTCGCAGCAAACGTAACCTCATTCAAGCGGATTGGGAATAA
- a CDS encoding AAA-like domain-containing protein, giving the protein MINRWFNIAGPCNPKKNYTISTTSRLPDLSTLIEQESYFVLHAPRQTGKTTAMLSLAQQLTDSGNYAAVMVSVEVGSAFNHDPTTAELAILGAWYNTIQDSLPQELHPPAKQWQQEEAGSRIKAFLRGWAKAINRPIVLFIDEIDSLQDQTLISVLRQLRDGFPKRPENFPSSVGLIGLRDVRDYKVASGGSDRLNTSSPFNIKVASLTMRNFNLAEVGELYQQHTAATGQIFTPEAIETAYDLTQGQPWLVNALAKEIVEKMVKDRSIAITKEHILTAKEILIIRQDTHLDSLAERLREPRIKAIIEPMLAGLELGDIPNDDIQFVIDLGLCKMHPYGGLTIANPIYREVLPRVLTVTPMASLPMIAPTWLTSAGELNIDALLTAFLKFWRQHGEPLLGSTGYHEIAPHIVLMAFLHRVVNGGGVLEREYAIGSDRMDLCLQYKDVILGIELKVWRDKKRDPQGDGIEQLESYLGRLGLDFGWLFIFDRRKNALPMEERLSTEMVVTENQYRITVIRA; this is encoded by the coding sequence ATGATCAATCGCTGGTTTAATATTGCAGGTCCTTGTAACCCTAAAAAAAACTATACCATCTCAACCACCAGTCGTTTACCCGACTTATCAACGTTAATTGAACAAGAAAGTTATTTTGTCCTACACGCACCACGACAAACAGGGAAAACCACCGCCATGTTATCCCTGGCACAGCAACTTACGGACAGCGGAAATTATGCCGCAGTCATGGTATCCGTAGAAGTAGGCAGTGCATTTAATCATGATCCTACCACCGCAGAATTAGCAATTTTAGGGGCATGGTATAATACAATCCAAGATAGTTTACCACAAGAATTACACCCTCCTGCTAAACAATGGCAACAGGAAGAAGCAGGAAGCAGAATTAAAGCTTTTTTAAGAGGTTGGGCAAAAGCTATAAATCGTCCCATAGTATTATTTATAGATGAAATTGATTCTTTACAAGACCAAACATTAATTTCAGTTTTACGACAATTAAGAGATGGTTTTCCTAAACGTCCGGAAAATTTTCCTTCATCAGTAGGATTAATTGGTTTACGAGATGTGCGAGATTATAAAGTAGCATCGGGAGGTAGTGACAGATTAAATACTTCTAGTCCTTTTAATATAAAAGTTGCTTCTTTGACTATGAGAAATTTTAATCTTGCAGAAGTAGGAGAATTATATCAACAACATACAGCAGCAACTGGGCAAATTTTCACACCTGAAGCTATAGAAACAGCCTATGATTTAACCCAAGGACAACCTTGGTTAGTGAATGCTTTAGCTAAGGAAATTGTAGAAAAAATGGTAAAAGATAGAAGTATTGCTATTACCAAAGAACATATTTTAACAGCTAAGGAAATATTAATAATTCGTCAAGATACTCATTTAGATAGTTTAGCAGAAAGGTTAAGAGAACCAAGAATAAAGGCAATTATTGAACCAATGTTAGCAGGTTTAGAATTAGGGGATATACCTAATGATGATATTCAATTTGTGATAGATTTAGGATTATGTAAAATGCACCCCTATGGAGGATTAACTATTGCTAATCCCATTTATCGGGAAGTGTTACCCAGAGTTTTAACAGTCACACCAATGGCTTCTTTACCGATGATTGCACCAACTTGGTTAACATCAGCAGGTGAATTAAATATTGATGCTTTATTAACTGCATTTCTCAAGTTTTGGCGACAACATGGAGAACCATTATTAGGTAGCACAGGATATCATGAAATTGCACCCCATATTGTATTAATGGCTTTTTTACATCGTGTAGTTAATGGTGGAGGGGTTTTAGAAAGGGAATATGCCATTGGTAGTGATAGAATGGATTTATGTTTGCAGTATAAAGATGTTATTTTAGGGATTGAATTAAAAGTGTGGCGGGATAAAAAACGCGATCCTCAAGGTGATGGAATTGAACAATTAGAATCGTATTTAGGGCGTTTGGGTTTAGATTTTGGTTGGTTATTTATCTTTGATAGGCGGAAAAATGCCTTACCAATGGAAGAAAGATTATCAACTGAGATGGTGGTGACAGAAAATCAATATAGAATTACTGTGATTAGGGCTTGA
- a CDS encoding DUF29 family protein, with the protein MIKLIKIPYWKQTNSWRATIRVQRTAIAKLLRQNTALTSRLQEALNESWSEARDLARAILNLPG; encoded by the coding sequence ATGATAAAATTAATAAAAATTCCCTATTGGAAGCAGACAAATAGTTGGCGAGCAACTATTCGTGTTCAACGCACAGCTATTGCTAAACTTTTGAGGCAAAATACCGCTCTAACATCTCGTTTGCAGGAAGCGTTAAATGAAAGCTGGTCGGAAGCTAGGGATTTAGCGCGAGCCATTCTTAACCTCCCAGGATAA
- a CDS encoding AAA family ATPase, giving the protein MNPKNLPLGINTLDKLRGSNCVYVDKTQLAFQLIKQPGAFFLSRPGRFGKSLFVDTLKEIFEGNQKLFEGLYIHDQWDWSRKFPVIKIDFAGGVLKNRQELDQKINGIFLKTAQSLGVDYELEDIQGRFGEIIAGACQLPCCSNQGI; this is encoded by the coding sequence ATGAACCCCAAAAATCTTCCCCTGGGGATCAACACCCTAGATAAACTACGCGGGAGCAACTGCGTTTATGTGGACAAAACACAGCTTGCCTTCCAGTTGATAAAACAGCCTGGAGCTTTCTTTTTGTCTCGTCCCGGGCGTTTTGGCAAAAGTCTGTTTGTAGATACCCTCAAGGAGATTTTCGAGGGGAATCAGAAATTATTTGAGGGGCTTTATATCCATGACCAATGGGACTGGAGTAGAAAATTCCCAGTGATTAAAATAGACTTTGCTGGTGGGGTATTAAAAAACCGACAAGAGCTGGACCAAAAAATTAATGGTATTTTTTTAAAAACTGCCCAATCCCTGGGAGTGGACTATGAACTAGAGGATATTCAAGGTCGTTTCGGAGAAATCATTGCGGGTGCATGCCAGTTACCCTGCTGTTCCAATCAGGGTATTTGA
- a CDS encoding DUF3007 family protein, with amino-acid sequence MRRIDAITITLGIFLIGGLAYGVLQLVGLNSQDAGIWSQVLLVLGLMGWLGTYLFRAGSKKMTYHQQREEYEKAFLQKRLDELSPEELARIQAKIDSNDQP; translated from the coding sequence ATGCGACGTATTGACGCAATTACTATTACCTTAGGGATCTTCCTCATAGGCGGACTAGCTTATGGGGTGCTACAGTTGGTTGGTTTAAATAGTCAAGACGCGGGAATTTGGAGTCAAGTTCTACTGGTGTTAGGTTTAATGGGTTGGTTGGGAACCTATCTATTCCGTGCAGGGAGTAAAAAAATGACCTACCACCAACAGCGGGAAGAGTATGAAAAGGCTTTTCTCCAAAAGCGTCTGGATGAACTCTCCCCGGAAGAGTTGGCCAGAATACAAGCTAAGATTGATTCCAATGATCAACCCTAA